A genome region from Pirellulales bacterium includes the following:
- a CDS encoding DUF202 domain-containing protein, which translates to MAAERTLLAWIRTGMAMMGFGFVVARFGLFLYEVAGASHRPIHVRSGGLTLWVGVALILLGVVTNLAALAEHRRYLRELRQGRFELGARWSLVSILAMILALFGMVIVGYMVVIGADPPAAAPRATAVTSAATSSAMP; encoded by the coding sequence ATGGCCGCTGAACGCACCCTGCTAGCCTGGATTCGCACAGGCATGGCGATGATGGGCTTTGGCTTCGTGGTCGCGCGCTTCGGCCTGTTTCTCTACGAGGTCGCCGGCGCGTCGCACCGGCCTATTCATGTCCGCTCTGGCGGACTCACTTTGTGGGTTGGCGTGGCCTTAATTCTGCTCGGCGTGGTCACCAATCTGGCCGCCCTCGCCGAACATCGCCGTTATCTGCGAGAACTCCGTCAGGGCCGCTTCGAGCTGGGCGCTCGCTGGTCGCTGGTCTCTATTCTGGCGATGATCCTCGCCCTATTTGGCATGGTGATCGTCGGTTATATGGTTGTCATCGGCGCCGATCCGCCGGCTGCCGCGCCTCGTGCTACGGCCGTTACGAGCGCTGCGACTTCTTCCGCGATGCCGTGA
- a CDS encoding metal-dependent transcriptional regulator, producing MRPRQEHIELASLTVENYIKAIYLIAVSHPGETAATGQLASALRVSPGSVTSMLKTLSESDLVTYTPYEGVRLTAAGKALALRVLRRHRLIELFLVKTLNLSWDEVHEEAENMEHAVSDLLIDRIDAFLGHPEADPHGDPIPRADGSVEVPSLRRLSDCQAGEDFKLARVIDQSPQFLRYLTEASLPLGTTGRVVSNRPEAGTVTLTVKGQETTLGHTVAEKLLVTASRKKSQRS from the coding sequence ATGCGGCCACGGCAGGAGCACATCGAGTTGGCCAGTCTGACGGTTGAAAATTACATCAAGGCAATCTACCTGATCGCCGTCTCGCACCCGGGAGAAACGGCGGCCACCGGCCAATTGGCGAGCGCGCTGCGCGTGTCGCCCGGCTCGGTGACCAGCATGCTCAAGACGCTGAGCGAGAGCGACCTGGTGACCTACACCCCTTACGAAGGGGTGCGACTCACGGCGGCGGGCAAGGCGCTGGCGCTGCGCGTCTTGCGGCGGCACCGACTAATTGAGTTGTTTCTCGTCAAGACGTTGAACCTTTCTTGGGACGAGGTCCACGAAGAAGCAGAGAACATGGAACACGCGGTCAGCGACTTGCTGATCGATCGGATCGACGCTTTTTTGGGGCATCCAGAGGCCGATCCGCATGGCGACCCCATCCCGCGCGCCGATGGATCGGTCGAGGTTCCTTCGCTGCGCCGCTTGTCTGACTGCCAAGCCGGCGAGGATTTCAAGCTGGCCCGCGTGATCGATCAGTCGCCACAGTTTTTGCGCTATTTAACTGAGGCGTCATTGCCGCTGGGGACAACGGGGCGCGTGGTGTCGAATCGGCCCGAGGCGGGAACGGTGACCCTGACCGTTAAAGGACAGGAAACGACGCTGGGGCACACGGTGGCCGAAAAGCTGCTCGTCACGGCATCGCGGAAGAAGTCGCAGCGCTCGTAA
- the mch gene encoding methenyltetrahydromethanopterin cyclohydrolase has product MSAMQLNLRAGQLVEQIVAEAATLCVAVQEPTSGGRVIDCGIGAPGGLEAGRRMAQVCLAGLADVSLAPAGPGLAADLEVQVHTDHPVAACMASQYAGWRISAGKYFAMGSGPMRAAYGREELFNKIAGRESAAQVVGVLEAGQLPPPEVIAFIAERCGVPPADVALLIAPTASIAGAVQVVARSVETALHKLFELGFDLSRVVSGYGRAPLPPIAKSDLSVIGRTNDAILYGGRVTLWVHGDDRSLLEIAPQIPSRSSPSFGQPFEVIFERAGRDFYKIDPRLFSPAEVTLVNLDTGRAIRYGGVAPEVLDQSFHV; this is encoded by the coding sequence ATGTCCGCCATGCAACTCAATCTCCGCGCTGGTCAACTTGTCGAGCAAATCGTTGCCGAAGCCGCCACGTTGTGCGTCGCCGTCCAAGAGCCGACGTCGGGCGGACGGGTCATCGATTGCGGAATCGGCGCCCCCGGCGGGCTCGAAGCCGGCCGGCGAATGGCGCAAGTTTGTCTCGCGGGATTGGCCGATGTCAGCCTAGCTCCGGCCGGTCCCGGTTTGGCGGCCGATCTCGAGGTGCAGGTTCATACCGATCACCCCGTCGCCGCGTGCATGGCCTCTCAATATGCTGGCTGGCGAATCTCGGCAGGCAAGTACTTTGCGATGGGATCGGGCCCCATGCGCGCCGCCTACGGTCGCGAAGAACTGTTCAACAAGATTGCGGGCCGCGAGTCCGCGGCGCAGGTGGTTGGCGTGCTGGAAGCGGGTCAGCTTCCCCCCCCAGAGGTCATCGCGTTCATCGCCGAGCGCTGCGGCGTGCCACCCGCCGATGTCGCGCTGTTGATCGCCCCCACCGCCAGCATCGCCGGCGCCGTTCAGGTCGTTGCCCGCTCGGTCGAAACCGCGCTGCACAAACTCTTTGAACTCGGTTTTGATCTGTCGCGCGTCGTGAGCGGTTACGGCCGCGCCCCCTTGCCACCCATCGCCAAGAGCGACCTGTCGGTCATTGGCCGCACCAACGACGCGATTCTGTATGGCGGCCGCGTCACGCTTTGGGTGCATGGCGACGATCGTTCGCTTCTGGAAATCGCGCCTCAGATTCCCAGCCGCAGTTCGCCGTCGTTCGGCCAGCCCTTTGAAGTGATCTTCGAACGCGCCGGCCGCGATTTCTACAAGATCGATCCGCGATTGTTCAGTCCCGCCGAAGTCACACTCGTCAATCTCGATACCGGCCGCGCTATTCGCTATGGCGGCGTCGCCCCCGAAGTGCTCGATCAGTCGTTTCACGTATAG